A genomic segment from Macrobrachium rosenbergii isolate ZJJX-2024 chromosome 30, ASM4041242v1, whole genome shotgun sequence encodes:
- the LOC136855101 gene encoding beta,beta-carotene 15,15'-dioxygenase-like, translated as MELFKENFHNAVECVEPVLTKSKGEVPSWLCGTFMRVGPGQFDLSDDFSVNHWMDGFAIMYKFSISGGQVSFRSKYLRSDAYKKACVAQKPIFTEFGTHSYPDPCKNIFSRMLSNFDAHIMTDNCSNTVTCIEDQVFVATETCFIRRVDPITLETKEKVDLNKYTSVNFASSHPLTDSSGATYNLGSSFVGGPKYHVIRVPPSDEKKSGSEPWMNARVLANIPSSWRASFGYNHSFGLSENYIVFCEQPMTVNTLKLATSQVKSKSLHDCMEWHPQEKVKFIIVNKSTGEVQKVKYVCEKPFMVFHHANTYEEKGHLIVDLVAYPNPEILGKLYLNKVRMNEYSNEDPPQLVRFVLPLVTDLQSVPEGQELVTLPGTEASAVKVREGHIKVTGMDIGEPGWDMPTINKAYSAKPYRYVYGTGGWERGYYKNAVSKIDVDSGSTWLWRGTEYQYLSEPIFVASPNAVDEDDGVLLASVCDIQPGKSDFMLVLDARTMEELARCEVSVKVPNGLHGTFLPDKL; from the exons GAGAAGTCCCTTCTTGGTTGTGCGGCACTTTCATGAGGGTGGGGCCAGGCCAGTTCGATTTGTCGGATGATTTTTCTGTCAATCACTGGATGGACGGTTTCGCCATCATGTACAAATTCTCTATCAGCGGTGGTCAG GTCAGCTTTAGGTCGAAGTACCTTCGTTCAGACGCCTACAAGAAGGCCTGCGTGGCTCAGAAGCCAATCTTTACTGAATTCGGCACTCACTCCTACCCGGATCCTTGCAAGAATATCTTCTCCAGAATGCTCTCCAACTTT GATGCTCACATCATGACAGACAACTGCTCAAACACTGTGACCTGCATTGAGGACCAGGTTTTCGTTGCTACTGAAACTTGCTTCATTCGTCGTGTAGACCCTATCACACTTGAAACTAAAGAGAAG GTGGATCTCAACAAATACACAAGTGTCAACTTTGCCTCATCACACCCATTGACTGATTCCTCTGGAGCTACTTATAATTTGGGTAGTTCTTTTGTGGGTGGCCCAAAGTACCATGTCATTAGGGTTCCACCCTCAGATGAGAAGAAGAGTG GTTCCGAGCCTTGGATGAATGCTCGTGTCCTTGCTAACATTCCGTCTAGCTGGAGAGCCTCCTTCGGCTACAACCACAGCTTTGGCTTGAGCGAGAACTACATAGTTTTCTGCGAGCAGCCAATGACCGTGAACACACTCAAGTTGGCAACCTCACAAGTCAAGAGCAAGTCTCTGCATGACTGCATGGAATGGCACCCACAAGAAAAG GTAAAGTTCATAATAGTCAACAAGAGCACAGGAGAGGTGCAGAAGGTGAAATACGTCTGCGAGAAGCCTTTCATGGTCTTCCACCATGCCAACACTTACGAGGAGAAAGGTCACCTGATTGTTGACCTCGTAGCTTACCCCAACCCCGAAATCCTCGGCAAACTTTACCTTAACAAGGTCAGGATGAATGAGTACAGCAACGAAGATCCACCCCAACTGGTCAGATTTGTGCTGCCTCTTGTTACTGATTTACAG AGCGTGCCAGAGGGCCAGGAGCTAGTAACTTTACCTGGCACAGAGGCATCGGCTGTGAAGGTCCGTGAGGGCCACATCAAGGTGACTGGCATGGATATTGGAGAGCCTGGTTGGGACATGCCAACTATCAACAAGGCATACAGTGCCAAGCCCTACCGCTATGTGTATGGCACTGGCGGTTGGGAGAGGGGATACTACAAAAATGCG GTATCGAAGATTGATGTGGATTCAGGAAGCACCTGGCTGTGGAGGGGCACAGAATACCAGTACCTTTCAGAGCCCATCTTTGTCGCTTCCCCCAATGCAGTGGACGAGGACGACGGCGTTCTCTTGGCCTCAGTCTGTGATATCCAGCCCGGGAAATCTGACTTCATGCTGGTTCTCGACGCCAGGACCATGGAGGAATTGGCTCGATGTGAAGTGAGCGTGAAGGTTCCCAATGGACTCCACGGTACTTTTCTGCCAGACAAGCTCTGA